The Chitinivibrionia bacterium genome has a window encoding:
- the yajC gene encoding preprotein translocase subunit YajC, with protein MKTLAVILVLAASVFAQDAAMNPGSGMASLLPMMILFFVVIYFFMIRPEQKKQKEMDKMRTALKVGDEVVTMAGICGTVHKIIDDKKIVIKIDEKAMMTILTVSVGNVNPSATETKADK; from the coding sequence ATGAAAACTTTGGCAGTTATTTTGGTATTGGCGGCGAGCGTGTTTGCTCAGGACGCGGCAATGAACCCCGGAAGCGGAATGGCAAGCTTGTTGCCTATGATGATTTTATTTTTCGTGGTCATTTATTTCTTTATGATAAGACCCGAGCAAAAAAAGCAGAAAGAAATGGACAAAATGCGCACCGCGCTCAAAGTCGGCGACGAAGTTGTTACTATGGCGGGAATTTGCGGTACCGTGCATAAAATTATCGACGACAAAAAAATCGTTATAAAAATCGACGAAAAAGCGATGATGACAATTCTCACGGTTTCTGTCGGAAACGTAAACCCGAGCGCAACGGAAACAAAAGCGGATAAATAA